One region of Dryobates pubescens isolate bDryPub1 chromosome 20, bDryPub1.pri, whole genome shotgun sequence genomic DNA includes:
- the SEC14L1 gene encoding SEC14-like protein 1, with product MVQKYQSPVRVYKHPFELIMAAYERRFPTCPLIPMFVASDTVSEYKSEDESIHVIERRCKLDIDAPRLLKKIAGVDYVYFVQKNSLNRRERTLHIEAYNETFSNRVIINEHCSYTVHPDNEDWTCFEQSASLDIKSFFGFESTVEKIAMKQYTSNIKKGKEIIEYYLKQLEEEGITFVPRWTPPVACKLESSTSHARRLASPAINIPDSATKEGLNNKEILNTSSSPSEPTAGTPDDKLDADYIKRYLGDLTPIQESCLIRLRQWLQETHKGKIPKDEHILRFLRARDFNIDKAREILCQSLTWRKQHQVDYILDTWNPPQVLQDYYAGGWHHHDKDGRPLYVLRLGQMDTKGLVRALGEEALLRYVLSINEEGLRRCEENTKVFGRPISSWTCLVDLEGLNMRHLWRPGVKALLRIIEVVEANYPETLGRLLILRAPRVFPVLWTLVSPFIDDNTRKKFLIYAGNDYQGPGGLLDYIDKEIIPDFLGGECMCEVPEGGLVPKSLYRTAEELENEDIKLWTETIYQSASVFKGAPHEVLIQIVDASSVITWDFDVCKGDIVFNIFHSKRAPQPPKKDSLGAHSITSPGGNNVQLIDKVWQLGRDYSMVESPLICKEGESVQGSHVTRWPGFYILQWKFHNMPACATTNLPRVDDVLASLQVSSHKCKVMYYTEVIGSEDFRGSMTSLESSHSGFSQLSAATTSSSQSHSSSMISRWRFC from the exons GCATATGAAAGGAGGTTTCCTACATGCCCTCTGATCCCTATGTTTGTTGCCAGTGACACTGTAAGTGAATACAAGAGTGAGGATGAATCCATCCACGTGATTGAACGGCGCTGCAAGCTGGACATCGATGCACCACGGCTGTTGAAAAAG ATTGCAGGAGTGGATTACGTCTACTTTGTCCAGAAGAATTCTTTGAACAGACGAGAAAGGACTTTGCATATAGAAGCCTACAATGAAACCTTCTCCAACAGAGTCATTATTAACGAACACTGCTCTTACACA GTTCATCCTGACAATGAAGACTGGACCTGTTTTGAACAGTCAGCAAGTCTGGATATAAAGTCTTTCTTTGGATTTGAAAGCACAGTGGAAAAGATTGCCATGAAGCAGTACACCAGCAATATCAAAAAG GGCAAAGAAATAATAGAATACTACctgaagcagctggaggaagaagGAATAACTTTTGTTCCTCGCTGGACCCCTCCTGTTGCATGTaaactggagagcagcacatcccacgCCAGACGGCTAGCTTCACCTGCTATTAACATACCTGACTCTGCCACAAAGGAAGGCTTGAACAACAAGGAgatcctcaacacctccagcagcccctcggAGCCCACAGCGGGAACCCCTGATG ACAAGCTAGACGCAGACTACATCAAGCGGTATCTGGGTGACCTGACGCCAATACAGGAGAGCTGCCTCATTCGACTGAGACAATGGCTCCAGGAGACACACAAAGGCAAA ATCCCAAAGGATGAGCACATTTTAAGGTTTCTGCGTGCCCGGGACTTCAACATTGATAAAGCAAGAGAGATCCTTTGCCAGTCACTGACGTGGCGTAAGCAGCaccaggtagactacattctAGACACCTGGAACCCTCCTCAAGTGCTCCAAGATTACTATGCAGGAGGCTGGCATCACCATGATAAAG ATGGTCGCCCACTGTACGTGCTGAGGTTGGGACAGATGGACACCAAAGGCTTGGTGCGAGCTCTCGGGGAAGAGGCCTTGCTTCGCTAC GTCCTTTCAATAAATGAGGAAGGACTGAGGCGGTGTGAGGAGAATACAAAAGTATTTGGCAGGCCAATAAG CTCTTGGACCTGTCTAGTGGATCTGGAAGGCCTGAACATGAGACATCTGTGGCGACCTGGTGTCAAAGCATTGCTGCGAATCATTGAGGTGGTCGAAGCTAATTACCCTGAGACATTGGGTCGTCTCCTTATCCTGAGAGCACCTCGAGTATTCCCAGTTCTTTGGACACTG GTTAGTCCATTCATTGATGACAACACTAGAAAGAAATTCCTTATTTATGCTGGAAATGACTACCAGGGTCCTGGGGGACTGCTGGATTACATCGATAAAGAAATTATCCCTGATTTCCTTGGTGGAGAGTGCATG TGTGAAGTACCAGAGGGGGGGCTGGTCCCCAAGTCCCTCTACCGAacagcagaggagttggaaaATGAAGACATAAAGCTCTGGACTGAAACAATCTACCAGTCTGCAAGTGTCTTCAAAGGAGCTCCACATGAG GTTCTCATTCAGATCGTGGATGCCTCATCTGTGATCACCTGGGATTTTGACGTGTGCAAGGGTGACATTGTTTTTAACATCTTCCATTCCAAAagagccccacagcctcctAAAAAGGACTCTCTGGGAGCCCACAGTATCACATCTCCTGGTGGGAACAACGTCCAGTTGATAGACAAAGTCTGGCAGCTGGGGCGGGATTACAGCATGGTGGAGTCTCCCCTGATCTGCAAAGAAGGGGAGAGTGTGCAG GGATCGCACGTGACCAGGTGGCCTGGCTTCTACATTCTCCAGTGGAAATTCCATAACATGCCTGCCTGTGCTACAACCAACCTGCCTCGTGTGGATGATGTGTTAGCATCTCTACAGGTCTCCTCTCACAAATGCAAAGTGATGTACTACACAGAAGTGATAGGATCTGAAGATTTCAG